The Brevinematales bacterium genome contains a region encoding:
- a CDS encoding ABC transporter permease — MTYYQFVKQRFFSNKLGVAGFFIVLFLILIAVFSPLIANDKPILCVLEGRLLFPIFMNERENVDFTKVSFKIMPLIPHNPYTIDLNKKLSPPSKEHLLGTDDLGRDVLARIIHGTTISISVGVVAVGTAFLIGTALGLLAGYFRGIVDAIIMRIIEIFMTFPTLFLILTILAFLPPSIYNIMFVIGLTGWTGVARLVRGETLKITNMDFVKISKITGSNNMYILIKHVLPNAINPAIVALVFGIAGAVLVESSLSFLGLGVQPPTPSWGNILLLGNQYIDYAWWLAVFPGIAIFITVTGLNLLGEALRDAMDPRVYME, encoded by the coding sequence ATGACTTACTATCAGTTCGTGAAGCAGAGGTTTTTTTCTAACAAGTTGGGTGTTGCTGGTTTTTTTATTGTTTTATTTCTAATACTAATTGCAGTGTTTTCACCTCTGATAGCAAATGACAAACCAATCTTATGTGTTCTAGAAGGTAGATTATTATTCCCTATTTTCATGAATGAAAGAGAAAATGTTGATTTTACAAAAGTTAGTTTCAAAATCATGCCGTTAATACCACATAACCCCTATACTATAGATCTAAACAAAAAACTTAGTCCTCCGTCAAAGGAACACTTGCTAGGTACCGATGATTTAGGTAGAGATGTACTAGCTAGAATAATACATGGCACTACTATATCTATATCTGTCGGTGTAGTAGCAGTAGGGACAGCATTTCTAATAGGTACAGCTTTGGGACTATTAGCCGGTTATTTTAGGGGTATTGTAGATGCTATAATAATGAGAATAATAGAGATATTTATGACGTTTCCTACCCTTTTTCTAATATTGACAATATTAGCATTTCTACCCCCTAGCATATATAATATTATGTTTGTTATTGGGCTTACAGGATGGACTGGAGTTGCTAGACTTGTGCGAGGTGAAACTCTTAAGATTACAAACATGGACTTCGTGAAAATTTCTAAAATAACAGGAAGTAATAACATGTACATACTTATAAAACATGTATTACCAAATGCTATAAATCCTGCTATAGTAGCTTTAGTTTTCGGAATTGCTGGAGCTGTTTTAGTGGAATCTTCATTGAGCTTCCTTGGACTTGGTGTTCAACCTCCTACACCAAGTTGGGGTAATATATTACTTCTAGGTAATCAATATATTGACTATGCTTGGTGGTTAGCAGTGTTCCCAGGTATTGCAATATTCATTACAGTAACAGGATTGAACCTTCTTGGGGAAGCACTCAGAGATGCTATGGACCCAAGGGTTTACATGGAGTAG
- a CDS encoding KH domain-containing protein, which yields MKEKDLVEQIVKSLVDYPEDISLKVVEGEKSTILELKVKSEDIGKIIGKKGRIAKAIRTIVSAVAVKNGRRVILEILD from the coding sequence ATGAAAGAGAAGGATCTTGTTGAGCAGATTGTAAAATCTTTAGTTGACTACCCTGAAGATATATCCCTCAAAGTAGTTGAGGGGGAAAAGTCTACTATTCTTGAGCTAAAAGTGAAGAGTGAAGATATTGGCAAAATAATAGGTAAGAAGGGTAGAATTGCTAAGGCCATAAGAACAATAGTAAGTGCTGTAGCTGTGAAAAACGGTAGAAGGGTAATACTTGAAATACTTGACTAA
- the rpsP gene encoding 30S ribosomal protein S16 has protein sequence MVRIRLMRFGAKHRPYYRIVAVDSKKKRDGAYIESLGYYSPMEGKKLYINAERYNYWISVGAKPSETVESLFRKMSSSLK, from the coding sequence ATGGTTAGGATAAGACTGATGAGATTTGGGGCTAAGCATAGGCCATATTATAGAATAGTTGCGGTTGATTCAAAAAAGAAGAGAGATGGTGCTTATATAGAGAGTTTAGGTTACTACTCTCCTATGGAGGGTAAAAAACTCTACATAAATGCAGAGAGATATAACTACTGGATTTCTGTCGGTGCAAAACCATCAGAAACTGTAGAAAGTTTGTTTAGGAAAATGTCATCGTCATTAAAATAG
- the leuD gene encoding 3-isopropylmalate dehydratase small subunit: MVIRGKVWKYGDDIDTDKIIPARYLNTTDPEELAKHCLEDEDPTFASKVGKGDILVAGKNFGSGSSREHAVISIKAAGVSAVVAKSFARIFFRNSINRALPIVESPEAVENTDTGDVLEIDLENGIVRNITKNKEFKIKPFPRVLFDIFQHGGIMNYAKARIEKAKKKGG; this comes from the coding sequence ATGGTTATAAGAGGTAAGGTTTGGAAATATGGTGATGATATAGATACAGATAAAATAATACCGGCAAGATATCTTAATACCACTGATCCTGAAGAGTTAGCGAAACACTGTTTGGAAGATGAGGATCCTACTTTTGCTTCTAAAGTAGGCAAAGGTGACATACTAGTAGCGGGTAAAAATTTTGGTTCTGGTTCTTCTAGAGAGCATGCGGTAATATCAATAAAAGCTGCAGGGGTAAGCGCAGTGGTGGCGAAGTCTTTTGCTAGAATATTTTTTAGGAACTCTATAAATAGGGCACTACCGATAGTTGAATCTCCAGAAGCAGTTGAAAATACAGATACTGGAGACGTACTTGAAATTGATCTTGAAAATGGTATTGTCAGAAATATAACGAAAAATAAGGAGTTTAAGATAAAACCATTTCCTAGAGTACTATTTGACATATTTCAACATGGTGGTATAATGAACTACGCTAAAGCAAGAATAGAAAAAGCTAAGAAAAAGGGCGGTTAG
- a CDS encoding polyprenyl synthetase family protein, which yields MISVLKGLKDQIVSEINSFFRDIRSVPMIDDFWFYESLDRLHEFVLSGKMLRGAMVLFSEKMFSGNYSKDGLRCAITVELLQSGLLIHDDIMDEDTQRRGKDTIFYQYKKLADKESASNSHHIGESMGICAGNFAFSLAFLSLANISKKNVMNKLILKFGEEMAIVGIGQMKDVITSGVKRVPTEEEVLSIYKYKTARYSFSLPFSLGAIISEVNSDTIKMIEEIGEYLGVIFQIQDDKIGLVEDSKVTGKPRGSDIKENKKTIFYVKLMNKSNDEDKKKLIGIFGNPDISDNDINTVIDLCYKYNIFDDVNRLLEKYSEIAREKISYLPVSREYKDHLFEFIDYNLTRDR from the coding sequence ATGATATCAGTACTTAAAGGATTGAAAGATCAAATAGTTTCAGAGATTAATAGTTTCTTTAGAGATATTAGGTCTGTTCCCATGATAGACGACTTTTGGTTTTATGAGAGTCTAGATAGGCTTCATGAGTTTGTTCTATCAGGTAAAATGCTAAGGGGTGCTATGGTACTGTTTTCTGAAAAAATGTTTTCTGGAAACTATTCAAAAGATGGTTTGCGATGTGCTATAACAGTTGAGCTTTTACAATCGGGTCTTCTCATACACGATGATATAATGGATGAAGATACGCAAAGAAGAGGAAAAGATACTATATTCTATCAGTACAAAAAACTTGCGGATAAAGAAAGTGCTTCAAACAGTCACCATATAGGAGAGTCTATGGGAATATGTGCTGGCAATTTTGCGTTTTCTTTAGCATTTCTGTCTCTTGCCAATATATCCAAAAAAAACGTGATGAATAAATTGATACTCAAGTTTGGTGAAGAAATGGCAATAGTTGGAATAGGTCAGATGAAAGATGTTATAACATCTGGAGTCAAAAGAGTACCAACAGAAGAAGAAGTTCTGTCAATATATAAATACAAAACAGCACGATATTCATTTTCTTTACCGTTTTCCCTAGGAGCAATTATATCAGAAGTTAACAGTGATACAATCAAAATGATAGAAGAAATAGGTGAATATCTCGGAGTAATATTCCAGATACAAGATGACAAAATAGGATTAGTTGAGGATTCCAAAGTAACTGGCAAACCTAGAGGATCAGATATAAAAGAAAATAAGAAGACAATATTCTATGTAAAACTCATGAATAAATCCAATGATGAAGATAAAAAAAAGCTTATAGGAATTTTTGGTAATCCTGATATAAGCGATAACGATATTAATACAGTAATTGATTTATGCTACAAATACAATATATTTGATGATGTAAATAGATTATTAGAAAAATACTCAGAAATTGCTAGGGAAAAGATATCTTATCTACCCGTATCTAGAGAATATAAAGATCATCTTTTCGAATTCATAGATTATAACCTCACACGCGATAGATGA
- a CDS encoding aspartate kinase, with the protein MLIVQKYGGTSVGNVERIKNVARRVGMTKDKGNDVVVVVSAMGDTTDELVSLAEQISKNPPKREYDLLLSTGEQISIALLSMALNELGYKSIAFTGPQVGIITTSDYTEAKILDIKTTRIRKELEQGKIVIVAGFQGVTEDGDITTLGRGGSDTTAVALAAALKADLCEIYTDVKGVYTADPRIVRSARKLDVINIDEVLELASVGAQVLHPRSVIFSKKYNVPLVVRSSFEDDPGTRLVEDYMEGLVVTGVAVKVDEAKITVLDVPDVPGIAAKLFSEVAKEKINVNMIVQGTSRNGLSEINFTIPKKDLQTLKSIEDRIKSSINCSNIIYDDNIAIVSVVGTGMRSHYGVAATVFEVLANKGINIEMISTSEIKISVVVRREKAEEAANALHQAFRLSEIEIKTE; encoded by the coding sequence ATGCTAATAGTTCAGAAGTATGGTGGCACTTCTGTAGGTAATGTGGAAAGGATAAAAAACGTAGCAAGAAGAGTTGGTATGACAAAAGATAAAGGTAACGATGTTGTGGTAGTTGTTTCTGCTATGGGTGACACTACTGATGAGCTAGTTTCACTTGCTGAACAGATTTCTAAAAATCCACCCAAGAGAGAGTATGATTTATTGCTTTCTACAGGTGAGCAAATTTCAATAGCACTTCTTTCTATGGCTCTCAACGAGCTTGGATACAAGTCAATAGCGTTTACTGGTCCACAAGTTGGTATAATAACCACATCAGACTATACTGAAGCTAAGATACTAGATATAAAAACTACTAGAATAAGAAAAGAGCTAGAACAAGGTAAGATTGTAATTGTTGCAGGATTCCAAGGTGTAACAGAAGATGGAGATATAACTACTCTTGGTAGAGGAGGTTCGGATACCACAGCTGTTGCTCTTGCAGCTGCATTAAAAGCAGATCTATGTGAAATATACACGGATGTAAAAGGAGTATATACAGCAGACCCTAGAATTGTAAGATCTGCTAGAAAACTTGATGTGATAAACATAGATGAAGTACTGGAGTTAGCAAGTGTAGGTGCACAGGTACTACATCCTAGATCTGTTATATTTTCTAAAAAATACAATGTTCCTTTAGTAGTTAGATCATCTTTCGAAGATGATCCTGGTACTAGACTTGTGGAGGATTATATGGAAGGATTAGTTGTCACTGGAGTTGCAGTTAAAGTAGATGAAGCAAAAATCACTGTTCTTGATGTACCTGATGTTCCAGGAATAGCAGCAAAACTCTTTTCTGAAGTTGCTAAAGAAAAAATAAATGTAAATATGATTGTTCAAGGCACTAGCAGAAACGGCTTAAGTGAAATCAATTTTACAATACCCAAGAAGGATCTTCAAACCTTAAAATCAATCGAAGATAGAATAAAATCTTCAATAAACTGTTCTAACATAATATACGATGATAATATCGCTATAGTGTCAGTTGTTGGAACTGGTATGAGAAGTCATTATGGAGTAGCTGCTACCGTCTTTGAAGTCTTGGCAAACAAAGGAATAAACATAGAGATGATATCAACATCAGAGATAAAAATATCCGTTGTTGTGAGAAGAGAAAAAGCAGAAGAAGCAGCAAACGCTTTACACCAAGCATTTAGACTTTCAGAGATAGAGATAAAAACAGAATAA
- a CDS encoding glycosyltransferase gives MARMSKIFSFIIPTLNSEKTLRLCLSSIVNQTFDKDKIEIIVVDGGSKDKTIELAKDYGALVLDNPMVQPEYAKYNIGIPNARGDFIIFLDSDEVLGNLNTLSERYKIISNYPYIKLILFSGYITPNNSHPINYYVNSVGDPFAFFIYSNEKSFGKFYEMSRKFYNRVEHESFMVLDKSKLRKKTLLLDFASSITIDRNILTTIINNLDTRPNFSEVFYRYLETSYEVCLPKNQPVVHYSSDSIKRYLSKIQWKININLLFNEKGNSNYVPAGFAKREKTLTFFERLKKYLFIPYSISVILPLLDGIRLSIRHKNLHFILFHTFFSIYTSLSIFVKILMKLFGVKPMLKPYGK, from the coding sequence ATGGCTCGCATGAGCAAGATATTCTCTTTTATAATACCGACGCTAAACTCTGAAAAAACTCTTAGATTATGTTTAAGTTCAATAGTAAATCAGACATTTGACAAAGACAAGATAGAAATAATTGTTGTAGATGGTGGATCGAAAGACAAGACTATAGAATTAGCAAAAGACTATGGAGCATTAGTTTTAGATAATCCTATGGTGCAACCAGAATACGCTAAATATAATATAGGAATACCCAATGCTCGAGGGGATTTTATCATCTTCCTAGATTCTGATGAGGTTTTAGGTAATTTAAATACTCTGAGTGAAAGGTATAAAATTATTTCGAATTATCCTTACATTAAGCTTATTCTGTTTTCTGGTTATATAACACCGAATAACTCTCATCCTATTAATTATTATGTAAATAGTGTCGGGGATCCATTTGCTTTTTTTATTTACTCGAATGAAAAGAGTTTTGGGAAATTTTATGAAATGTCAAGAAAGTTTTACAACAGGGTAGAACATGAAAGCTTTATGGTACTAGATAAGTCCAAACTCAGGAAAAAGACGTTATTGCTAGATTTTGCCTCTTCAATAACTATTGATAGAAATATTTTAACTACTATTATAAATAATCTTGATACTAGACCTAACTTTTCTGAAGTTTTCTACAGGTATCTAGAAACTAGCTATGAGGTATGTCTACCTAAAAATCAACCTGTAGTTCATTATTCATCTGACAGTATTAAAAGATATTTATCAAAGATCCAGTGGAAGATAAATATAAACTTGTTGTTTAATGAGAAAGGAAATTCAAATTACGTACCTGCTGGTTTTGCTAAAAGAGAAAAAACTCTTACTTTCTTTGAAAGGTTAAAAAAATATTTATTCATACCATATTCTATCAGTGTTATTTTACCTCTCCTTGATGGGATAAGGTTATCGATAAGACATAAAAATTTGCACTTTATTCTGTTTCACACTTTTTTCTCCATTTATACATCTTTGTCAATCTTTGTTAAAATCTTAATGAAACTTTTTGGTGTAAAACCTATGCTTAAACCTTACGGCAAGTGA
- the queG gene encoding tRNA epoxyqueuosine(34) reductase QueG: MKNLIKEIALDVGFDIISFSSKIPPIIKNDVTCNYSNWIANSFNGDMEYLKRYGEKRFDPELIEDWVRSIILVGASYFNSTKFDSPSEEYGRVSMYAWGKDYHFVIKSMLQELVDRLKKEIGEDFKYRIFSDSTPIYEKGFAIASGLGFQGKNTCVINLRLGSFFFIGEVLTNLEIEPDSEIKFKGCGSCTKCITSCPTNALGAYILDSRKCISYLTIEYKNIIPEDLALKMRDWIFGCDICQEVCPFNKQLYIKKFLTRISHFKDSVMSFLNLKEIMKIPSNNQFRKFFKGRPFIRAGRRGLIRNAIIVAVNNNARRLCEEIAKLRQDDDEIISKTARWAIDRMSG; encoded by the coding sequence ATGAAAAATTTAATAAAGGAAATTGCATTAGATGTAGGTTTCGATATCATATCTTTTTCTTCTAAGATTCCTCCTATAATAAAAAACGATGTTACCTGTAACTATTCAAATTGGATTGCCAATTCATTCAATGGAGATATGGAGTACCTCAAAAGATATGGTGAAAAAAGGTTTGATCCAGAACTTATTGAAGACTGGGTTAGAAGTATAATCTTGGTTGGAGCAAGTTATTTTAATTCGACTAAATTTGACTCTCCTTCTGAGGAGTACGGAAGAGTAAGTATGTATGCATGGGGAAAAGATTACCACTTCGTAATTAAATCTATGTTACAAGAACTTGTGGATCGTTTGAAAAAAGAAATTGGTGAAGACTTTAAATATAGAATTTTTTCTGACTCAACTCCAATATATGAAAAGGGTTTTGCCATTGCAAGCGGTTTAGGATTTCAGGGTAAAAATACCTGTGTAATAAATCTGCGCTTAGGTTCATTTTTCTTTATTGGTGAAGTTTTAACAAATCTTGAAATTGAACCTGATAGTGAAATTAAATTCAAAGGTTGTGGCAGTTGTACAAAATGTATAACTAGCTGTCCAACAAACGCACTCGGTGCTTACATACTAGATTCTAGGAAATGTATCTCTTATCTAACAATAGAATACAAAAATATTATACCTGAAGATCTAGCATTAAAGATGAGGGATTGGATCTTTGGGTGTGATATATGTCAAGAAGTTTGTCCTTTCAATAAGCAGCTTTATATCAAGAAATTTCTTACAAGAATCAGTCATTTTAAGGATAGCGTCATGTCATTTTTGAACTTAAAGGAGATTATGAAAATACCAAGTAACAACCAGTTCAGAAAATTTTTCAAAGGTAGACCTTTCATAAGAGCAGGTAGAAGAGGACTTATTAGAAATGCAATAATAGTAGCGGTAAATAATAATGCTCGCAGATTATGCGAAGAGATAGCTAAACTTAGACAAGATGATGATGAGATTATATCTAAAACAGCAAGATGGGCTATTGATAGAATGTCGGGATGA
- the murD gene encoding UDP-N-acetylmuramoyl-L-alanine--D-glutamate ligase: MVLGKENFLILGFTNRTGFYTSKFLLSQECNVYISDRVNDEEKQKLIAELENVSKGKVINLLGKEDIDLEKVEMVISSPGVPLTNPIIQKALSKGIEVIGDIELFYRLKPQINYVAITGTDGKTTTTSLTYKLLSSFLPKVHMGGNVGIPVFSLINEEINILVLEISSFQIDTTKLFKPHIGVITNIAKDHLDRYPTFNDYVNSKFSLFKNSDENDFSIINKSITKFDQASGLKTKRIYFSAYQPKENFNNIPQVYLENNYVYFEDEKVLDVSKVKLIGKHNIENIMVAVSVGVLHNLPIEVIQESIYSFEPLPHRMELVGEIDGVKYINDSKSTTINAMISAIRSLDDEIILIVGGLDKGMDFEEAVPIIKHKVKYLVAIGSTKENISKKLKESGYYNYYLAETLEDAVKKAKEVSEKGDVILFSPGYASFDMFRNYEDRGNKFKEIIYRV; this comes from the coding sequence ATGGTTTTAGGTAAAGAGAATTTTTTAATTCTAGGATTTACAAACAGAACCGGTTTTTATACTTCAAAATTTCTGTTGAGTCAAGAATGTAATGTCTACATATCAGATAGAGTAAATGATGAAGAAAAACAGAAATTAATTGCAGAACTAGAAAATGTATCTAAAGGAAAGGTTATAAACCTACTGGGAAAAGAAGATATAGATTTGGAAAAAGTAGAAATGGTGATTTCTAGTCCTGGAGTACCTCTGACTAACCCAATAATACAAAAAGCTCTATCAAAAGGTATAGAAGTTATAGGTGATATCGAGTTGTTCTACAGGCTAAAACCACAAATCAACTATGTAGCAATAACGGGAACTGATGGTAAGACTACAACGACAAGTCTAACGTACAAATTACTCTCATCCTTCCTTCCAAAAGTCCATATGGGAGGTAATGTCGGAATACCTGTATTTTCACTAATAAATGAAGAAATAAATATACTCGTCCTTGAAATAAGCAGTTTTCAAATAGATACAACAAAATTATTCAAACCACATATAGGAGTAATCACAAATATAGCCAAAGATCATCTAGATAGGTATCCAACCTTTAACGATTATGTAAACTCGAAGTTTTCTCTGTTCAAAAACTCGGATGAAAACGATTTTAGTATAATAAATAAATCTATCACAAAATTTGATCAAGCATCTGGATTAAAAACCAAAAGAATATACTTCTCTGCTTATCAACCTAAAGAGAACTTTAATAATATTCCTCAAGTATATCTAGAAAATAATTATGTCTATTTTGAAGACGAAAAAGTATTAGATGTATCAAAAGTAAAACTTATAGGTAAGCATAATATTGAAAATATAATGGTAGCAGTTTCTGTTGGGGTATTACATAACTTACCTATAGAAGTTATACAAGAATCAATATATTCTTTTGAGCCACTCCCTCACAGAATGGAATTAGTTGGTGAGATAGATGGAGTAAAGTATATAAACGATTCAAAGTCTACTACCATAAACGCAATGATAAGTGCAATAAGAAGTCTAGATGATGAGATAATTTTAATCGTAGGAGGGCTTGATAAGGGAATGGATTTCGAAGAAGCTGTACCAATAATAAAACATAAAGTAAAATATTTGGTAGCGATAGGAAGTACTAAAGAAAATATATCTAAAAAACTAAAAGAAAGCGGCTACTACAATTATTACTTAGCTGAAACATTAGAAGATGCTGTAAAAAAAGCAAAAGAAGTATCCGAAAAAGGAGATGTCATTTTATTTTCACCAGGTTATGCTAGCTTTGATATGTTCAGAAACTACGAAGATAGGGGCAATAAGTTTAAGGAAATCATCTATCGCGTGTGA
- a CDS encoding UDP-N-acetylglucosamine 2-epimerase: MVYFFVGTVAEFIKVFPVLKRMEDCNINYVILASGQNDLSKSELKYFLSNFSPIYLSKVPKKQNVISLMIWFVSSLITGIIKLRRVFKKGDIVIVHGDTLSSLLGAIITKMFSLKLVHLEAGLRSYNFFRPFPEEICRVLTSFLADVALCPNQWAMNNLKRESLIKINTYNNTLYESCKFALTQNPDSDIISKLPPKPYFIFITHRQENIYNKKTITQLVSLALEFASYMNCVFVIHSSTMEVLKKHKLLDKIENTKNVYVFERIPYITFNHVLKNSEFIITDGGSNQEESYYLGKPCLILRKETERIEGLGKNVVLSKLDFQIIRDFITNYRNYSYPPIDDEMNPSEIVVNFLRKLENLT, translated from the coding sequence ATGGTGTACTTTTTTGTAGGAACTGTGGCAGAATTTATAAAGGTATTCCCAGTTCTTAAAAGGATGGAAGATTGTAATATTAATTACGTTATTCTGGCTTCAGGTCAAAATGATCTTAGTAAATCTGAGTTGAAGTATTTTTTGAGTAATTTCTCCCCTATCTATCTTTCGAAAGTACCTAAAAAGCAAAATGTAATAAGTCTAATGATATGGTTTGTATCTTCACTAATCACAGGAATTATTAAATTGCGTAGAGTTTTCAAAAAAGGTGATATAGTTATAGTTCACGGAGACACTCTATCATCTTTGTTAGGTGCTATAATAACTAAGATGTTTAGCCTAAAGTTAGTTCACCTAGAAGCAGGTTTAAGATCCTATAATTTTTTTCGTCCATTTCCTGAGGAAATATGTAGAGTTCTAACGTCATTTTTAGCTGATGTAGCTTTGTGTCCTAACCAATGGGCTATGAATAACTTGAAGAGGGAAAGCCTAATAAAGATAAATACGTATAATAATACACTTTATGAAAGTTGTAAATTTGCTTTAACACAGAATCCCGACAGTGATATAATTTCCAAGTTACCTCCAAAACCTTACTTTATATTCATAACCCATAGACAGGAAAACATATATAATAAAAAAACAATCACCCAACTAGTATCTCTCGCTTTAGAATTTGCTAGCTATATGAATTGTGTCTTTGTTATTCATTCCTCAACAATGGAAGTCTTAAAAAAACATAAACTCTTGGATAAAATAGAAAATACCAAGAACGTATATGTTTTCGAGAGAATACCTTATATAACTTTTAATCATGTCTTAAAAAATTCAGAATTCATAATCACAGATGGGGGTAGTAATCAGGAAGAATCTTATTATCTTGGAAAGCCTTGTCTTATTCTTAGGAAGGAAACTGAAAGAATCGAAGGTTTAGGTAAGAATGTTGTTTTAAGCAAACTAGATTTTCAGATAATTCGCGACTTTATCACCAATTACAGGAACTATTCTTACCCACCAATAGATGATGAGATGAACCCATCAGAAATAGTTGTTAACTTTCTAAGAAAACTAGAAAATCTTACTTAG
- a CDS encoding O-antigen ligase family protein codes for MEKVPVFLIPISIFLLMVSQLLFIPIVVFIYLFLISIKSFRNNFSIEDIFFITFILASLFSVLFAKNKTSALGGCLILLIYYMIFSVGKNLWFDNKVVFLSSFVGVVVLSVSSLIFYLLPNLSFNIKVGNLNLIEVPSASNFSYDSIVRSPSITPNPVIFSSSVLYMLPVIIVGTFSLYDNQSTLKKVILLIVAIILFGISSFTSNSRSIIVLGPMSVFLSLILMKKYREIGISVLVFFIAIGLILGFSGSFDRIKSIFDDTDHSSFLNRIDAYKMGFEIFLRNWYFGVGLINFKEYVPYYYGSYIHNLYLSVLVETGIVGIIPFLALLIVALTKSFKNLKHSSNQFIVGYLVSILVFLAHGLIDNTLYVVALGSIFWLFLGTSISRNMSKASNP; via the coding sequence ATGGAAAAAGTACCAGTATTTTTAATCCCCATCTCAATATTTCTACTTATGGTATCACAGTTGTTGTTTATACCGATTGTGGTATTCATCTACTTGTTTTTGATTTCCATAAAAAGCTTTAGGAATAATTTCAGTATTGAAGATATTTTTTTTATTACTTTTATACTAGCCAGTCTATTCTCTGTTCTCTTTGCGAAGAACAAGACTTCTGCCCTAGGCGGATGTTTGATTTTACTGATTTATTACATGATATTTAGTGTAGGTAAAAATTTATGGTTTGATAATAAAGTAGTATTTTTGTCTTCATTTGTTGGTGTAGTAGTGCTTTCTGTATCTAGCCTGATTTTCTACTTACTACCAAATCTAAGTTTTAACATAAAAGTTGGTAATCTGAATCTTATAGAAGTACCATCTGCTAGTAACTTTTCCTATGATTCGATAGTAAGAAGTCCATCTATAACACCGAATCCTGTTATTTTTTCGTCATCCGTTTTGTATATGTTACCTGTAATTATTGTAGGAACATTTAGTTTGTATGATAATCAAAGTACTTTAAAGAAAGTAATATTGCTTATTGTAGCAATAATACTGTTTGGTATTTCTAGTTTTACTTCGAATTCAAGGAGTATAATTGTTTTAGGACCTATGTCTGTTTTTCTGTCTTTAATACTGATGAAAAAGTATAGAGAAATTGGAATATCAGTATTAGTTTTTTTTATTGCGATCGGCCTGATATTAGGTTTTTCTGGTTCATTTGACAGAATTAAAAGTATATTTGATGATACGGATCACTCTAGCTTTCTAAATAGAATAGACGCCTACAAGATGGGATTTGAGATATTTTTGAGGAACTGGTATTTCGGTGTGGGACTCATAAATTTCAAAGAATATGTACCTTATTACTATGGGAGTTACATTCACAATCTTTATCTTAGTGTATTAGTTGAAACAGGTATTGTCGGTATAATACCTTTTCTTGCACTTTTGATAGTAGCACTTACTAAATCATTTAAAAATCTCAAACATAGTTCCAATCAGTTCATTGTTGGATACTTGGTAAGTATTTTGGTTTTCCTAGCCCATGGTTTAATAGATAACACTCTGTATGTCGTTGCGTTGGGTAGTATTTTCTGGCTATTTTTAGGAACAAGTATTTCAAGAAACATGTCGAAAGCATCGAATCCATAA